The genomic interval GTCGATCAGCACGGTCTCGGCCGCGTTGCAGACGCTGGGGCGGCGTGTCTTGGCGTTGAGCAGGATCGCCTCGGCCATGTCCAGATCGGCGGCGGCGTGCACGTAGACGTGGCAGTTGCCGGTGCCGGTCTCGATGGTGGGCACCTGCGCGTCGCGGACCACGGCGTTGATCAGACCCGCCCCGCCGCGCGGGATGACCACGTCGACCAGGCCGCGCGCCTGGATCAGATGGGTGACGCTGGAACGATCCGCGCTGGGCAGCAACTGCACCGCGTCCTCGGGAAGTTCTTGCGCCGCAAGGGCTTCCCGCAGCACCTCGACGAGCGCGGCATTGGACCGGGCCGCGGAGGAGGAGCCGCGCAGCAGCGCCGCGTTCCCCGACTTCAACGCCAGCCCGAACGCGTCGACGGTGACGTTGGGCCGCGCCTCGTACACCATCCCGACCACGCCCAGCGGCACCCGCACCTGCCGGATCTCCAGCCCGTTCGGCAGCGTCGAGCCCCGCACCACCACACCCACCGGGTCCGGCAGGCCCGCGACCTGGCGCAGCCCTGCGGCGATCCCGTCGACGCGGGCCACGGTCAGGCGCAGCCGGTCGAGCAGCGACTCCTCGGTGCCGGCCGAGCGGGCGCTCTCGACGTCCTCGGCATTGGCGGCGAGCACGCGGTCCGCGGCGGCCAGCAGCGCGTCGGCGGCGGCGTGCAGCGCGGAGTTCTTCTGTTCGGTGGTGAGCTGGGCGAGCGTTCGCGACGCCACCCGGGCGCGGCGCGCCGCGTCGTGCACCACCGTGCGGACGGTGTCCTGATCGGTGGCAGTGGGAGCAGTCATGGGTATCAGCCTACTGTGCGGATATGGCGCGAATCGCGGTGGTGGGCAGCATCAACATGGATCTGGTGACGACGACCGGGCGGCGGCCGGAACCCGGTGAGACGCTGCTGGGCCGGGGCTTCGAGATGGTGCCCGGCGGCAAGGGCTCGAATCAGGCGATCGCCGCACGGCGGGCGGGGGCGGAGGTCGAGTTCGTGGGGGCGGTCGGCGACGACCTGTTCGCGCCCGTGCTGCGCGAGGTGCTCGGCGACGCCGGGGTAGGGACGCGGCGGCTGCGCTCGGTGTCGGGCCCCAGCGGGGTCGCCTCGATCGTGGTGGACGACACGGGTGAGAACACCATCATCGTGGTCGAGGGCGCCAACGCGGCGCTGACCGAACTCGCCCCCGCCGACCTCGCGGCGGTCGCGGCGGCGGACGTCCTGCTGTGCCAGTTGGAGATTCCGCTGCCGACCGTGCTCGCCGCCGCCCGGCACGCCCGCGCTTCGGGTACCACGGTGCTGCTCAATCCCTCTCCCGCGCAGGAGCTTTCCGCCGAGTTCTGGTCGGTCGTCGATATCGCCGTGGTGAACGCGGGCGAGGCCGCGCGCCTGGCCGCGCCGCTGGAGAGCGTGGCGCACGTCGTCGTCACCCGAGGCGCGGCGGGAGCGGTGTACCGCGGTCCCGAGGGCGAGGTGGCTCAGCCGGGCATCCGGGTCGAGGTGGTCGACACCACCGGCGCGGGCGACATCTTCACCGGCGCACTCGCCGCGCACTGGCACGAAGGCCCCGCCGCCGCCCTCGCCTGGGCCTGCACGGCGGGCGCCCTGGCCACGACGAAACTCGGTGCCAGCG from Nocardia wallacei carries:
- a CDS encoding glutamate-5-semialdehyde dehydrogenase, which codes for MTAPTATDQDTVRTVVHDAARRARVASRTLAQLTTEQKNSALHAAADALLAAADRVLAANAEDVESARSAGTEESLLDRLRLTVARVDGIAAGLRQVAGLPDPVGVVVRGSTLPNGLEIRQVRVPLGVVGMVYEARPNVTVDAFGLALKSGNAALLRGSSSAARSNAALVEVLREALAAQELPEDAVQLLPSADRSSVTHLIQARGLVDVVIPRGGAGLINAVVRDAQVPTIETGTGNCHVYVHAAADLDMAEAILLNAKTRRPSVCNAAETVLIDDAIATVAVPRLIEALERHGVTVHGDLPGLIPANDTDWGEEYLSMDIALRVVAGLDAAVEHINTWGTGHTEAIVTGDLAAAREFGNRVDAAAVMINASTAFTDGEQFGFGAEIGISTQKLHARGPMGLPELTSTKWIVWGDGQTRPA
- a CDS encoding ribokinase produces the protein MARIAVVGSINMDLVTTTGRRPEPGETLLGRGFEMVPGGKGSNQAIAARRAGAEVEFVGAVGDDLFAPVLREVLGDAGVGTRRLRSVSGPSGVASIVVDDTGENTIIVVEGANAALTELAPADLAAVAAADVLLCQLEIPLPTVLAAARHARASGTTVLLNPSPAQELSAEFWSVVDIAVVNAGEAARLAAPLESVAHVVVTRGAAGAVYRGPEGEVAQPGIRVEVVDTTGAGDIFTGALAAHWHEGPAAALAWACTAGALATTKLGASAAIPSRTEIEAALDRAQRN